From Kwoniella dendrophila CBS 6074 chromosome 11, complete sequence, a single genomic window includes:
- a CDS encoding ATP-dependent protease La translates to MTTPLLPSSLPLIPLSPPQVLFPHLRASIPLTSNQLTSVLDAVQSNLGGKGGNGERGMIGVIPVADGDRRVGRWGCAARIKTIQKSPDDDDLYLLLVEGLTRIRLPRSLPPILSILPSVPIPSSPYSLAIPNLIPPTIDLLPYANRLVPEQLHSRMAILPPSLLADMLITIVGVDWDLKVEILGIPDINQRFTRVKEILLDLMKIRDIEPPLDSGISKDRGLVKLSNSRALIPTKSKSQSSSISSFIQDPSTTKSKSNDNHDNDHALLNIPEDIRNLFILYQSRIDKKEFTKIADETIKKELIKLSKISPQSAEYGVSRNYLETLLSLPFKKVSMNYDINLKKAKKLLDDDHEGLENVKKRVVEYLAVYRLKRQLFLESQEQKKLVNSVRPNDIKGEEKLDGDIEKDLLSLVPPSSKLNDQSSSMDQIDRQDILEDEEPSADIYRDKGPILLLVGPPGVGKTSIAKSLATSLGRKFHRISLGGVRDEAEIRGHRRTYVGSLPGLLVQGMRKVGVSNPLILLDELDKVGHGGFHGDPSAALLEALDPAQNWNFHDHYLGDVPIDLSQVLFIGTANSLDTISWPLLDRCEVIHCSGYITPEKLAIAQKFLLPKQIKECGLDSQLIKLREGVLEKVITDYTREAGVRNLERQIGKLCRNKAVEYSISRELKSATGEPNGEIVSGDYDPLVKLEDVEKILGVSHNGRERPDSNVRPGVVNGLSYNGSGNGSLLIIETLLIPGGSGKLVTTGRLGEVFKESIELCLTWVKSRSMNLGITQSPHENPLKGYDVHFHIPEGAIPKDGPSAGIATVLAFVSLLTGRVISSDIAITGEMSLRGSCLRIGGVKEKVIGAHRVGVKKIILPRSNQADIEADVPELVKKEIQFIYVDKIEQAIEETWGKEIWVDGDKELTGKIHARL, encoded by the exons ATGACAACCCCCCTTTTACCTTCGTCATTGCCCCTGATTCCCCTCTCACCACCCCAGGTCTTATTTCCTCACCTTCGAGCTAGTATACCATTGACCTCAAACCAGCTTACTTCAGTACTCGATGCTGTCCAATCTAATCTTGGTGGCaaaggtggaaatggtgaaagaGGTATGATAGGTGTGATACCTGTTGCGGATGGTGATAGGAGAGTGGGAAGATGGGGATGTG CGGCGAGAATTAAAACAATTCAGAAAAGTccggatgatgatgatctttatcttctcCTGGTCGAAGGCTTA ACTCGGATCAGACTACCTCGATCATTACCTCCGATACTATCGATATTACCTTCTGTCCCTATCCCAAGTTCACCTTATTCATTGGCTATACCAAATCTGATCCCCCCTACAATCGACTTATTACCCTATGCAAATCGTTTAGTACCTGAACAACTTCATTCGAGAATGGCTATATTACCTCCGTCCTTACTAGCAGATATGTTAATTACGATTGTAGGAGTTGATTGGGAtttaaaagttgaaattttAGGCATACCAGATATAAATCAAAGATTTACAAGAGTAAAAGAGATTTTATTagatttgatgaaaataagAGATATTGAACCTCCTCTTGATTCGGGTATTTCGAAAGATCGAGGTTTGGTCAAATTATCTAATTCCAGAGCTTTGATACCTACCAAATCGAAATCACAATCTTcctctatatcatcatttatacaAGATCCATCTactacaaaatcaaaatctaatgataatcatgataatgatcatgCATTATTAAATATACCAGAAGACATTCGAAATTtatttatattatatcaatcaagaattgataaaaaagaatTCACTAAGATAGCAGATGaaacaattaaaaaagaattaattaaATTAAGTAAAATTTCACCTCAATCAGCTGAATATGGAGTTTCAAGAAATTATTTGGaaactttattatctttaccatttaaaaAAGTTTCAATGAATTATgatataaatttgaaaaaggCGAAAAAActtttagatgatgatcatgaaggtttagaaaatGTTAAAAAAAGAGTTGTTGAATATCTTGCTGTTTATAG ATTGAAAAGACAACTTTTCCTAGAATCTCAGGAGCAGAAGAAATTAGTAAACTCTGTCAGACCAAACGACATCAAAGGAGAAGAAAAGCTTGATGGGGACATCGAAAAGGATCTGCTTTCTCTGGTACCTCCCTCATCCAAGCTAAATGATCAATCATCTTCGATGGATCAAATTGACCGTCAGGATATTTTGGAAGACGAAGAACCGTCCGCGGATATTTATAGAGACAAGGGTCCAATCCTGTTACTTGTCGGCCCGCCTGGTGTTGGGAAAAC ATCGATCGCTAAATCTCTAGCCACATCGCTTGGACGTAAGTTTCATCGTATCTCACTTGGCGGTGTGAGAGATGAAGCAGAAATTAGAGGTCACAGGAGAAC ATATGTTGGGTCGTTACCTGGATTACTCGTTCAAGGTATGCGTAAAGTTGGAGTGTCAAACCCATTGATATTACTTGATGAACTAGATAAAG TTGGACATGGAGGATTCCATGGCGATCCATCCGCAGCATTGCTAGAAGCATTAGATCCTGCTCAAAATTGGAATTTCCATGACCA CTATCTTGGAGATGTCCCTATCGATCTTTCGCAGGTCTTGTTCATAGGCACTGCAAATAGCTTGGATACGATATCTTGGCCTTTACTTGATAGATGTGAAGTTATACACTGCTCAGGCTACATAACACCGGAAAAACTAGCGATTGCTCAAAAGTTCCTTTTACCTAAACAAATTAAAGAATGTGGATTAGATAGTCAATTGATCAAGTTGAGGGAAGGTGTTTTGGAGAAGGTTATTACTGATTATACTAGAGAA GCAGGAGTAAGGAATTTAGAACGTCAGATAGGGAAGCTATGTAGAAATAAGGCCGTCGAATATTCCATCTCAAGGGAACTTAAGTCTGCTACCGGTGAACCTAATGGAGAGATTGTGTCAGGCGATTATGATCCTCTCGTCAAATTGGAGGACGTGGAGAAGATCTTAGGTGTATCGCACAATGGTAGAGAAAGACCTGATAGCAATGTCCGACCTGGAGTAGTCAA CGGTCTCTCATATAACGGATCTGGAAATGGAAGTCTGTTGATCATCGAAACTTTACTTATACCTGGAGGTTCAGGCAAATTAGTCACCACTGGTAGATTGGGGGAGGTGTTCAAAGAAAGTATAGAACTCTGTTTGACATGG GTCAAGTCTCGATCAATGAATTTAGGAATCACCCAGTCACCTCATGAGAATCCGCTGAAAGGGTACGACGTCCAT TTCCATATTCCGGAAGGAGCGATTCCTAAAGATGGCCCAAGTGCTGGTATAGCGACTGTATTAGCTTTCGTGAGCTTACTCACTGGCAGAGTGATCAGTTCAGATATAGCCATAACAGGTGAAATGTCACTGAGAGGTTCATG CTTGCGGATTGGCGGTGTTAAGGAGAAAGTAATTGGTGCTCATCGTGTGGGAGTTAAGAA AATTATATTACCTCGATCTAATCAAGCAGATATCGAAGCGGATGTACCTGAGTTAGTCAAGAAGGAGATACAGTTTATCTATGTTGACAAGATTGAACAAGCTATAGAAGAGACTTGGGGAAAGGAAATTTGGGTTGACGGCGATAAGGAATTGACTGGAAAGATTCACGCTAGATTATAA